The window ACACAAATACCAAAGACGGCGAGATACTGGAGACAGAGAAAGAGACTGAAATTTCTGACTCTGTTTAGTCATACTGTCCTCCCCAGGGAGGACAGAAAATTTATCTCCCGAGACAAAAAATTTTGTACGCATTTTCTGTATGTGACACACAAAATTTGGGGATTGTTTCAGTAGCAAGGTCATAGCATGTTTGGtttcttgttttgagccaaaaatCATGGTTTTAGCAAAGCGATAGTATCCAATAATGTATGTAAGAAGAATCTTATGCCAAAGATAGGATATGGATCCCTTTTGTGTTGAGGGCTAACATGTTCATTAAATATCAACCATTCAAAATTATTAAGTCATGCATGTCATTGGAGATTTTTGAACGGTTAAGATTCTACAAACATAACAATCTCatgtttggggggggggggggggggacaaAGTGGAAAAAGAGTTATTAAGGGCTTGTTTCATTGTCtattatttttaagtttatttgtattatgagtttaattttgatacactgacAGTGTAAAACGTTTTATATAGTCATCCAATCACATTCTTtcttttggatgaccattcacgCAGTTAATgtaaaagatagttatttttgCTAATGTAGAGTTATGTAATTGGATGTACATGTAAAACTGTTTTACGTtgatagtgcatcaaaattaaattctcgTATAATAACATAAACACATTGCTTTCATTCTATATTTTGTTTCCAAGCTTTTtgcaaagaaaataattaaaacaacaaaatctTGTTTTTCTTAGTTCATTTGCGTAAACAcagaaaaatataaacaaataaaattgagCATTTTTGTAAGTGAATAGAGTAGAAACAAAGTGGCAATGGCAAAAATCAAGATCCACATATTTGCTGCTAGAGTAAAAGCATTCTCTGATGTTCCTGAAATAACTAGAGGAGATAGAGAATGTAAATTACCTTGCTCAGGTACTTCTTCTGAATTTTCAATGCCTCCTCACATGCTTTTTTAGCATCAAGATTCGAAGTAATATCACCCAAGATCTGAAGAGATAGTTAAGTGAGATACATGCAAGAAACATATtcaagtatatatatatgtatattgacACATGCATTTGAAAGAAGACAAACCTGGACAACGTCATCGACGCCCTTGGCCTCGTTCAAAATCCGCCTATGCTTGATTTCTAGCACACTTGCAACAACGAAAACAGCTAGTGCACTACTTTCTTCTGCATTGCCCGTCTTCACATTTTTTCTCTCAAATTTTCCATATTGCTTCAAAATCTTGTCACTTAGTGTTTGTGGAGAGGCATTTGCTTTAGCTCGTTCTGGCTCTTCGTATTTTGCAAAGATGTTTGGATTGTATTCCATTCCCCATATCAACTGGAAACAATCTATGTTATGTCATAAGTTGAGCTATCAATTTGAAGCCAAAATAAGCTCCAAACTCAATCTCATCAAGATAGTAGAAAGATGGCTCATCTACGTATAAACGAGTTTATTTATCAATGAAATTAATATTGTTAATAGCATTTTATCCTTACCTCCCAAAGATACAAAGTATCTGCGAAAGAAAATTCTCTTCGAAAAAGAACCATCAGCATGCGAAATGCAAATAGATACTCTCCACCATCTAAATCCTCTGTGAAATAAAAAGAGATGAAGCTTAAGGATTTTTTCTTGCATATTTATACAGACGCTTTTTTCCTTCATGATTGCAAGCTTTCAGGATACTTCTCCCACTGGGAGGGGCCACAAACTGCTACAGTATGAAGTTTCATAGGACACAAGTGCAGGTATATGTACAAGTATCTATCATCAAGCAACCTTTAAACACGAttaacaaagaagaaagaattcTTTACCAAAAAGATTCACTATTTAATTGAAAATTATTCACACCACTTGGAGCCATTTGAGACTGCTTCtagtataaattaaaaagatagaagAATCTAAACTATGGAACTATCTCGTATCGTATTAGAAGCTGGCCAAAGAAGTTTTACTGACCAAGGTGTTCGTGAAGTTTAGGATCAACTGTTTTCATTATCTGTGAGAGCGTAGCCAACTGAGATTGCACCCCCATTGAACTTGCACTGGTCCTGAAGTTCTCTCTCTGTTGGGAAAACAACAGCAGGAGAAAACACCAAAATATGAATTGATTGGGATTAAACATTTTCAATCTtcgaaaagaaaacaataaactaCAGCAAACTACTAAATGATAACTTAGTGAGAAATAAGTAATTCTTCATTAGAACCAAATGTAGTAATACAATGATCAACTGTATCAGTTGAATTTCTACAAAAAGGACAACATCATTACAACAAGAAAGAAATAGGTAACTACTCCTTGAGGAATCACTTTCATTCTCATGCATGTCTCTTGTTATCTCTAGTTATCTAAAACTACTAGATGTGTGACAATATACAAGTTTTGTGAATAATATCACCAAATTGGCATGCCTATCAAGCACAATTCTAGCTCCATTAAAAAACGGTAATTATCCTCTCATGGTCAACATGAACATGAGTACATGACCTTGTCATATTCACATCTCTACCActgatttttatcttttgaacattttttttagaataatgaaagaaacgGTGGAACTGTGAACATGACAGTCACTTTCCTGAGAGGATTCAAACACAAACAAAGCTTTCgacaaatctttttagttaaataattccTCAGGAACACAAGGTTGTATTGCTACATATCAATTACTGATACCAGAAACATCTAGAACTAGCATGTTAAGGAAATTTTATTGTTCAGTACATCTAGCATACCATCCTTCGCATTGCACGATCAAAGCACCAATAGCTATCTGCTTCGTTCTCGATGAGAATAATCAAAGGTGAGCATATATCATTCATTCCTGAAAAGTAAATGTGGTCCCTTTAGAATGTCCCATTTTTGGAGCTCTTTCAACTCATCATTtgaaaatttagaagagagagtCTCACCTtgcacataaccaatatcatcaTCCAACCACGCATAAACTGATAGAACATCCCAAAGTTTTGCTTGATTAGCTTCACTCTCATAAAAGACAAGTGCTCGATCAGTTCGATTAACATCCAGGCCTACAATACAAATTTGTCATCACAGATGCTATTAtgacaaataaattatttataaaacaaGCTTTCTTAAGAAGAAAAAAACAGCGTTAAATTATGAAACTATTATATGATGCCCTTTTCATGAGAACATCATGGAACATATGCAATCACCCTCAGAAGTCAGAACTCATGCACAAGACATTCTGATTTAAAACTCCTTATCTAAGACATAAACCTGCAGGTTCCTAGTCAATTTTGATGAATTCTCAGACTTTTATTAACAGGTTATCATTTAGGGTAGTGAAAATTATATGCAGCCATTGCTTTTTCATGAAAATTTTGATAGACGAGCAGGTTGCATATTTGCTTTAAAGTAACATCTCAAAGTTTTCCCCCTTTTCGTGAGATCACCAGGTAACCCACATGTTTGGCCCATAGGAATAGTTCACGATAGAAGGAAGCATAAGGTTATGAAGTATGAAGTATCTTCCTTGGATTAGAAGTTGCATTCTTGTCCAAGGATCAAGGTTGCTTACCACCCTGTGTTAATGACTTATCATTGTCAGTATAAGTTATATGCTATGTAAGCCAGGTTGTACCATTTCCATCACTACATATTTAATTCATTATTTTGTAAATAATTTCTTCAGGTGTTACATTAATGATATTTACATTTATGAAGAAAATTTACATGCCACTGATTTTATGATTGCAAAAGAAGAGTTAATAGACACGAGCTTTAATCTTTAGTGAAgctcaaaatttgaaatttgtagATCTAAACTAAATAAAGCAGAATGGAAATATGTATCCACTATTTATGCAGCAGTGTATACATACCAATCTGATGTAACACTTGCATCCACTGcaaaactttcttatttgaagGTTGGACACCTATCAAAGATTTATCTATTGGGTAGCCATCCTCATCGATGAGGGGTGTTGTAATAAATTTTCCGCTACCAATCATTGGAACCATCCTTTGACATTCTGCTTTCCACATATCATACTGTCCCCTGCATAAtcaatttataaatgattttatttactcattttgtttaatttcagtaaatagagagagagagagagagagagagagagagagagagagagagagagaacaaatGGTGAGAAGATGTAGGGTTTACACCCTAAAACATTTAAACAAGCACCATTTTGCATTTAGAAAGACCAACATGGAGTAGAGAGGAAACATCAGTAGCTACCCAATCTCATGTTGATACATTCTAGAAATTATAGGTGTCAAAGTTACAAAACAATAACCCTTTTGTTCATAGATTATGTGGCACgaagaataaaaataacagaCAAAAGGGTCACCCAAGTGGTAACAATTTTCATTTCACAATTTTGATTAGAATGGCATGATATGAACATTGGCCAATAATTGTATATGAGCACTATAATGGTGATAGGAAACAGGGAGTGACAGACAGGAAACACTAGTAACAGCAATAAAAGGGAAGTCATGCTCGCAATGACAACTAGAGGACGGTTGCATTGGCCGATGACGTATGGCAATGAGCAGTATTTTATGAGAAAACACTCAAAACAGTCCTCTAAAAGATTACAGAATGTATATTTAAAGGAAAAATTGGACGTCATGCTTATCTTCAGAGAACAAATTTGAGCTTTACTGTTAGAATAACCCATTTAATCTGATTTATTAATTCTACAGAGATATGCTTCAACTATAATATACCTTCGACGGTTCTTGAGCTCCGTCCGTTCTTCAAATGTACTGTTAGGATCATAGCAACCTAGCAAGAACTCCCATACTTCCCCTTTGATTGAAGGATGGACACCCTACATGATTCATAGAAGTAGATATGGGTAGCAATAAGCACAAATGAAAAAGGAGAGCGAGAGAGAGAATCCTGAATAGTGACAATGATAAGTGCAGATCAGACTGTTATCATAGATCATCATCAAAAGGTATTTGTTTCACAGAGAACAATGTCTAAGGCACTTTGAAGTGAGTAATTTATAAACTAGCCCTTCTCATTAATATAGCTACCGTCTACAATCTATTAGGTCACAATGTTGTTAAATGCAAGTAATCAATGACAAATCCGCAAATTCAGAGGCAACCACACAGGtagaaaccaaaagaaaaaaatgtcatTATTAACAGATTCGATCATGTGACCAGTATCGAGATAGAAAATATAGATTACCCCGCGCTGGATTCGTCTAAGCACTTTGGCAATGTTCAAGTGACCTTCTGCATCGAATGATGAATTCCATCTTCTTTGACTTAGAGTTTTGCCAGCCTGTGCCAAAACAAAAGTGCAGCGTATAAATCACAAAAGCCTTTTATGTAAACTTTCAAATATATGAAAATTGCAACAATAATACTGAAAAGCATCTATATTATATACAATGACAATGACAGCTAAGCCTTATTCGACTAGTTGGGATCAGTTAGACATATCAACCTAcgtaaaaatctaaaaattgccTACGTGGGGTAAGCTACAGATGTCACAAAAAGCAAACTTTGATCTTTCTACCTTGTACAAGTTTCAATGAGTTGCATATCATCTAATCGAGTGTGGCAATACTAGTATAATCACTACTCAAAATAACTAAATTTAGTTGACGATATGTTTTCTGGACACATATCTCTTCATACACCATACTGAGATCCATTCTACCAGCAAAAGACTTTTGCTATGATCCCAACTCTAACAATCAAACTCTTATTTTCCAGGCTTGGAATTAGGTATACAAACAACATAACTCTTTCTTTTGACACAACTCATTCAATTGATGTGCAAATCTTATCaaacaaaattcagcagcatgaGCTAAAGCACAAAAAGAACTCTCACCCTTGGCTTAAAACGAGGAGCTGGAGCGTCGGCTTGGCATTCCGGTCTAATGGGATAGAAGTCATTCAACTCAGTAGCTCCAGAACTCCTCGCAAGAACCTTCCACATCCCCCACAACTAATCATCTACTTCAACACCAAAACCTTAATCAAACCCCTACTCTCTTGTTAGAGAGCCATAACAACCATCATTGTCAATACCCTACCTGCTTAATCCAACAACatatttcaaaattattaacATTTTATAAAAGAACATTATCAAACCCAACACAAAGGTACAAAATGTTCAATTTCACTAGGCATGGCATCATTCCCTTAATAAGATGCAGACTTTGTTTCGAAGAAGTTGTCAAATTCTCccaatagataaataaaaaaaatcagattagatgagaattttaaaatcaaaatcgcTGTTGTGTGGAAATAATTATCACGTTAATCAGATTATGCATCTTAGAACAGCTCTTGAAAGAAAAATCCAGATGGGGATATATGTTTGAAGCAATTATGAAATCACAAGTGAGAAAAGGAGGAACCTTTTTCGAATTCTGAAGAAATGATTTCCACAGAACGAACAAATGAACGAACGAACGAACGAATGTGTGAAAGATTGGAACAGGGAATGAACGAAAGAATGAATGTGTGAGAGAGAGTGAATGAAGGGAAGAGAAGGAGAATATAGTGCTGTGTTGTGttaatttgaattgaatggacAATTATTCAGTGATTCGcaataaatgaatattttttttttatttttgtttatgaattATGATGGACAGACAGGACTTTTATGAATGGGACATTTTTTGCTTCAACGGTTCTTTGCATATTTTGTTGcgttgcttttttttattttaaaaaagaaatttaagaTATCTTGatttattttgaagaattttttatttattaatatgcaTGCTTAGATTCGAGGTACATTTCAAATAGGAGAAGTTCTACATTCATGTAAAAATTACATGGATGATATCCAAGTAATTTTTATTCCACGCCCCATATTCCCATTTATTTTACACGCGCCTCTTATAACCTATATAACGAATCTTTATTTTGCGTTATCAACGTTTCTCAACGTAAACTTTTTCATACAACATaaacctctttcttcttcttcttcttcttcttctttttcttcttcttcttcttcaacctaattaaattcgttgttctcctctttcgcgtttttcttctctgcattaTAGATCTGGATTGATTCAACGCAATTATCTTTGTCGTTCATCATCTTCTTCGTTTTTTTCTTCGATCTGCACttttgaattgaaacaatgaatgaatcaacttcaaatcagttgaatgagtgcgATTTTGATGATTCTTCTCAAACGcatcaatttgatgaggtttggattattgattCTGAATCAAATTTAATggaatgaaatttttaattttatttgaagtgaattgaatggactgaggtgatctacatctaaattgaattcaattgaattgataatatgtaactgtGAGTAATTGTGAGTGTCAGTAATTGTGAGTAGTAGAGTAGATGTGAGTAACTTTTCGGTTCGGTAAGTACTAAAGAGGTGGTTCATCACTTTCATATTTTCGGTTCGGTCCGTAGAAAGGAGTCTAACAAAAATTAGACCAATATGTTCTGTTTTCTTCTCTAAGCACTATATAAATGTTTCACCGTAATtaagatttcggttcaccataactaaaatttcggttcaccatgagtactgtgttcggttcattctgcactattcaaaactcttcttcctctctaAGTAAATGTGAGTAACTTTTCGGTTCGATAAGTACTAAAGAGGTGGTTCATCACTTTCATGTTTTCAGTTCGGTCCGCAGAAAGGAGTCTAACAAAAATTAGACCAATATGTTCTGTTTTCTTCCCTAAGCACAATATAATTGTTTCACCGTAATtaagatttcggttcaccatAACTAAGATTTCGGTTTACCATGAGTACTGtattcggttcattctgcactattcaaaattcttcttcctcaccttctactgcttcttcaccagagagagaaggaggaaaagataaaaaaatacaacagcaacaataacaaaagaatgacgatagggtttcagggtttagggtttatgagttCAGGGTTCAGTGTACAGGGATTCagtgtgtttcaaactttcaGTTCACCCtgtgtattaatttcggttcaccgtgttcatggttgagggtttagggtttaggggtctagggtttagggttcagggtttatggttttagggatttagggtttacggtagggttcaggatttagggtttagggtttagcatttagggttcagagttcagagttcagggtttgggttcagggtttagggtttaggttttagggtgtaggatttagggtttaggttttagggttttagggatttagggtttataggttcagggttcagtgttcagggttctGGTTTTCGTGTTTAGGGGTTCATAATTTTTTGGTAAACaggagagcgatttggattactcttctgaaatgaatcaaactgacaaagtttgaattattcaattttgaatcgaattgaatggaatgcaattgctattttgaattgaattaaatggacggaggtgtactgaattgaattgaattaaattgataatatgtaaattgtaggcagaattatttgaatttgattttatataatggattatgtttcgttcactcagtactatacaattgtattgttttcggttcaccatgagtactgtgttcggttcattctgcagaaagctgtttgaatttgattttatataatggatatgtttcgttcactcagtactatacaattgtattatttttggttcaccatgagtactatgtTCGGTTCACTATGAGTgttgtgttcggttcattctgcactattcaaaactcttcttcctcaccttctactgcttcttcaccagagagagaaggaagaaaagacaaaaaaatacagcacaacaacaacaacaaaagaatgatgataaggagaaaacacgtgaagaagaaggaacgcaaaaaaggaggagcaggaggagaaagaggaacgcgaagaagaaggcgaagaagaagaagacgctccgtgcgtaaacgagcgtgagaagaagaagaagaagaagaagaagaagaagaagaagaagcgtgggGGAGAAGAAGCGTTGAGCGATTTCATGTGTATTGGGCGCGTGTATTTCACGTTTTATTTAATGGTATTGGATTTTTTTAATGTTGGACCAACTTGATTATATGATTACATGGTTGTGTAGTATCCCATTTTATTATATGGAACACACATTAGAAGCATATAACTACCACCTATTTATAGATATCATAGGCGGTTATTTACAATACAACTTGGAGCTAAAACACTTTTTAAAACCTTGTAAATAATAAACTATTCCTAAGTATTGGCAATAAGAAGTTTGTGGGTGTTCCTCTTGCATGATTTCTTTTACCTTCTTTGACTTTTCAAACTTTTCAGCACATATATCAACCAATTAAAATTGAACTATTAACAAGTTGCTCTTGTCTCATGTGttctagttattttttttatctttgtatCTATACACCTCTGACTACTTGCTTAATTAGTAATCATTCATGATAATTCTAATGTGGCTATGTAATACaagttgatttaaattttttttaatcaacatTATCTTCCTTAAATCAAACTTGCATAATTGATTATTTCTAACATCTTTTTTAACTTATAAAATATTTCGATTTTTAATaactttataaataaatatgCAACTTATTCTTCGGTAAATCAGTACTTGatcataatttcttttttatttgccaACTCTCTGATTTTATAAAACATTAAATTTTTACAAAGTGTAATAACCGACTTGTTATCACAAAATATCGTTGTTAGAGTATTTTATTTCTCATTTAATTACTCAAGAATTCTTCTTAGCCAAACTGTTTGCGTTGCACAACTTGCTGCTGCTATGTATTTTGTTTCTGCTATAGAGAGTGCTATTACTGGTTGTTTTTTTGTGACCATAAAATTGTATCAAAATCAAGATGAAATGAAATTTCGACGTACcttttcttgtttcaatttctccAACCCAATCACTATCAGTGTAGCCGACAAGATTTACTTCATtagtattttcataaaaaataccATCATTTAAAGTACATTTGATATATCGAAGAATTCTTTTTGTCGCTTACAAATGGTGGGTACAAGGCTCCTCTATAAAACTACTAAGAAAATCAACTCCAAACACGATATCTGGTCTAATCGCAGTCAAGTACCTTAGACTTTCAATCAAACTTTTGTAATAAGTGAGATTTACTGTTCTTTCTTTATCTTCTCTTAACAACTTAAACTTTTCTTCGACTGGAGTAGGAACTGGTTTTGAATGCTTCATCTAAAAGTAAGACATCAAACACATATCTGTCATTTCAAAGTATTTTAGTATAGCCTCCCTGAATTCTACAATTATCAAATTGTTaccaataaaaattaaatcatcaacataaagaCACACGATCAAGATATCTTCATATTCGGTAAACTTGATGTAAAGAGTATGCTCAAATGGACATCTTCTGAAACCATTCTTAGCAAAATAAGAATCAATCTTCTTGTATCACGCTCTTAGTACGTGATTTAATCCGTACAAAGTTTTTTTCAACCTGTAAACTTTATCTTCTTCTCCTGGAATTTCATATCCTATAAGTTGCTTAACATACACTTCTTCTTCTAAAGTTTCATTTAGAAATACAGACTTTACATCTATTTGATGTATCTTCTACTTATTTTGAACCGAGAGTGAAATAATCATACGGATATTGTCTAATCTAGCAACAGGAGCAAATACTTCAAAGTAATCGATACCTGGCTTTTGTTTGTATTCCTTAGCAACTAATCTTGCTTTGAAATGATCAACTTCACCATTGGATTTATATTTAGTTTTGTAAACCCACTTTACTCCAATCGGCTTCTTATTTGCTGGTAAATCTGCCAGCTACCATGTGTCATTCTTTTTAATGGCATGAATCTCCTCATCCATTGCTTTCTTCTAATTGTCTCTAAGGTTTCTTCAAAGTTCAATGGCTCAAAATATGAAAATAGagcaaaatttatgattttttcatCGGACGGATCGTTGTCATTGCCAACTTTATAATATGCTAATCTAGTAGGTAATCTCCACTCTCTTTGAGGTCTTCTAGATAATTTTGGTTGTTCAATTGTGTTAGGTTGCGTTTTTCTACTTCATCACACGTATTTGAAATTACAATCGGTTGCTTTTCTGTCTTTGTTCTCCAGTCCCACATGTCTTTCTCATCAAATGTCACGTCTCTGTTGATGATCACCTTCTTTGTTTTTGGATTGTACAACTTGTGTATCTTTGAGTCTGTGCTATAGCTGATAAAGATACACTTCTTGCCTTTATTATCTAACTTTTTTCTTAATTGACCTAGAACATGGGCATAAGCAATACACTCAAATACTTTGAAATGATGAAGGGAAGGCCGCTTTCCACTCCAAACTTCTTCTGGAGTCTTAACACGAACACTCTTTGTTGGACACCTGTTCAAAATATGAACTGCTATTGCGGCTGCTTCTGCCCAACACTCTTTAGGCATTCATTTTGACTTGAGCATGCATCTGACCATATTCATGATGGTTCTGTTCTTTCTTTTAGCAACTCCATTAAGGAGTATATATGATTGTTAGTTGGTGTTGAATTCCATGTTGCTTAAAGTAATCTGAACATGCAAGATATTCTGTCCCTCTGTctgttctaaaaattttaattttacaacTACTTTATTTTTCGACAAATACCTTGAATGTCTTGAAGATATTACATGCTTCTGATTTCTGCTTCAAAAAGTATACCTAtgtatatatactaaaatcatcaataaaagtgataaagtaTCTGCTACCACTATTGCTTGAAACTTTAACAGAACAAAGATCTGAATGCATAATTTTAAGTAATCTTCTAGCTCTACATGACTTTCCTGTAGGGAATGAATCTCTGTGCTTCTTTTCTAATTGACAAAGCTCACAAACACAATTAGGAATATGAATTCGTGGTAGACCAAGTTCTTTTCTTAACAGATAGTTCAGGCCAGAAAAATGAAAATGTTCAAACCTCATATGCCACAGCCAGTTATCATCAAATATCACAAAACTCATGCAAGAGGGATtaacatgttgaatttttaatgaaaacatTCTATTTGAAGTCATATTTACTTTATCTATAAACCTTCCATTGTTGTCAAATACAGTGCAATATCCACGATATGTTATCATCTTACATCCCTTCTCAGATAAATGTTCCATACTCAGTAAATTGTAATAAAGTTCAAGAGCatacaaaatatcaaaaatataacTCAGAGAACCTTCCTTCAATCTAATTGGcatttgttctttttcttcaatagtGATCTTTGTACTATTACCAAACTTCAATAATAGTTTAACTAAATCATCTAgtgaaaaaaataattcttttctaccagacatatgattactgcaagcattatccaagtaccatATATTTCCATTTTTAAAACAtgaattacttgtaaaaaataaagtttgaGTACCGGATTATCATCAATATTTTGATGCTGATTTTCTACAATGTGTGCTTGATTATTATTCATCATTTTAAATATGCAATCTGCTGCTTTGTGTCTATATCTTCATAATAAAAGCAGTTGAAATTGGTTCGTTCTTGATAAAAATTGCCTCGACCTCTTTTCGGTTGGCATGTCTGAAATTTGTTCCACCTTTCCTTGATTAGGCAATGTAAAATTATTATAACTTCCATGGTTATAATTTTTGCGAActcttcctctaaaacttcctcTACTTCTACTTTGAAAATTAAAACCTTGACCTCATTCTTCTTATGTACGGCTTGATTATGCAACATTGTTTAAATTCACCCGACTTTTCATGACTTCTTTGATTGATTCTTTTTACTTCTCCAATATTCTGCTGATGTGGCTTTTTATGGTTCTTTGCAACTCTACAATCATCATGGTATCCATATCGTGGGACTCTAGTATTGTAGTCACCACATGATCATACTTTATCGGCATGGTGCGAAGAATTTTTTCCACCACTTTACTATCGAGCATGTCTTCTTCATAAACTCTCATGTTATTGATAAGATCTGTAACATGAGTAAAATATTGCTTAACAGTTTCTAAACTAGACATCTCATAACTTTCATATTCTCTTCGTAAAGACTGTAGCTTTACTTTTTGGACTTTATCTACGTCTTTGTATGACAGTTCCAACATGTTCCATACTTCTTTTGCACTTTTGGCATTTGTTATTTTGTCAAACACCGTATAATTTACACCTTGGTGAATTTGAGACAGCGCTAATTGATCTCTCTTCTATTGGGCAGCATCTGCTCCTTCTTGCAAACTAGTTCAATAAAATTTCACAGGTCTTAAACCTTCAAATAGGTAGACATCAAAGTCTCCCAataattataatcaacttttCCATTTAATTTAGGACCAAACCacacaacattaaaaatatttgtcATACTAACTCTATGACCAAATAATTTATTAGTCCCAAAATCTCTAACTCACATAAATAACACCACCATATCTTTTATCTCTCAAACTCACTaacactttaaaaaaataataaaagaggtTTAATTCATGACCTTTCTCATTATATGGAACACACATTACAAGCATATAACTATCACCTGGCTTATTTATAAATGTCGTAGGCGGTGATTTGCAATACAATTTACAGGGTGGATGTTACAATATTCCCTTTATGTTTGGAGTTTTGAAACTCCTTTACATTATTAATATTGTAATATAT is drawn from Arachis hypogaea cultivar Tifrunner chromosome 12, arahy.Tifrunner.gnm2.J5K5, whole genome shotgun sequence and contains these coding sequences:
- the LOC112727103 gene encoding uncharacterized protein, which encodes MWKVLARSSGATELNDFYPIRPECQADAPAPRFKPRAGKTLSQRRWNSSFDAEGHLNIAKVLRRIQRGGVHPSIKGEVWEFLLGCYDPNSTFEERTELKNRRRGQYDMWKAECQRMVPMIGSGKFITTPLIDEDGYPIDKSLIGVQPSNKKVLQWMQVLHQIGLDVNRTDRALVFYESEANQAKLWDVLSVYAWLDDDIGYVQGMNDICSPLIILIENEADSYWCFDRAMRRMRENFRTSASSMGVQSQLATLSQIMKTVDPKLHEHLEDLDGGEYLFAFRMLMVLFRREFSFADTLYLWELIWGMEYNPNIFAKYEEPERAKANASPQTLSDKILKQYGKFERKNVKTGNAEESSALAVFVVASVLEIKHRRILNEAKGVDDVVQILGDITSNLDAKKACEEALKIQKKYLSKAQGKK